CAGCGGCTCGATTGAGATTTATCGCATTGAGTTAGGCCCTTAAATCATAGATACTTAACCCCTAAGTCCGGTGATGAAATATGAGCAAACCCACAGACAATCAGCTTGACTTAAGCGAGAAAGGAAGGGGAGGCGAGTCTCTTGACAGAAGGCTTTTCATGCAGTTTCTGGGTTTCGGGGGTATTGATCCGGTGCTTGAATCCCTTTTGGTTCGGGATCTTGAGAACTCTTCCTTAGCGGCGGTTCTTTATTCGGACGTAAATGATTACAAAGGCGCAGGCCTTTTGACCATGAGCGAGACTCCCGAATTTTTCGTCACGGAACTCAGGCAATTTCTCTCTGACTCCTCTTTTGCCACACTTAAGCCGAAGCCTGAGTACACGATGCTCGGAAGGACGTACTCGCTTGGTTATGAAAAGGAACTCGAAAGAACCCTGATTTCGGGCCCGAAGCAGAAAATCT
This genomic window from Candidatus Dadabacteria bacterium contains:
- a CDS encoding chlorite dismutase family protein — translated: MSKPTDNQLDLSEKGRGGESLDRRLFMQFLGFGGIDPVLESLLVRDLENSSLAAVLYSDVNDYKGAGLLTMSETPEFFVTELRQFLSDSSFATLKPKPEYTMLGRTYSLGYEKELERTLISGPKQKIFDPELVWAIWYPLRRAKAFETLPYEEQRAVLGEHGKVGFQFGDAGYAKDIRLASHGLDKNDNDFVIGILGRDLYPLSALVERMRKTQQTSRHLESLGPFFIGKKLFSTGQAI